The DNA region GCTCCTGTAACCATTTTTACAAGACCTCGACGTTTTGGAAAAACATTGAATATGTCAATGATTAAATATTTTTTTGATGTAAAAAATAAAGAGGAAAATAAAAAACTTTTTGAAAATTTGAAAATATATAATAGTGAATATATGAGTGAACAGGGTAAATATCCTGTAATTTTCATTTCACTGAAGGATTTAAAGGGAGATACTTGGGAAGAATGTTTAAAAAGATTGAAGTTATTTATTTTTGATTTATATGCTGAATTTGAGTATATTAGAGAAAAAATGAATGAATGGGATAAAAGAAAATTT from Leptotrichia sp. oral taxon 215 str. W9775 includes:
- a CDS encoding AAA family ATPase, with the protein product MRKKAVPVGIEDFERIVREDYYYVDKTQLIEELLINRAPVTIFTRPRRFGKTLNMSMIKYFFDVKNKEENKKLFENLKIYNSEYMSEQGKYPVIFISLKDLKGDTWEECLKRLKLFIFDLYAEFEYIREKMNEWDKRKFEKVLYEKEDADYIMSLKFLSDSLYKYYGEKVIILIDEY